Below is a window of Cygnus atratus isolate AKBS03 ecotype Queensland, Australia chromosome 3, CAtr_DNAZoo_HiC_assembly, whole genome shotgun sequence DNA.
AATACCGTAAACCATTTGAACTCAGGCGGGGTAGTAGTCCCTGCTCGTGAGATGCGAGCGGTTCTTGGGGTTTCCTGGGATGTGTAATGAGACCTTTGGTTCTTAGCACCGTGcattgttgcttttaaaacttacaAAGATGAGAAGCAGTTAGACTGgctattttggggaaaaaaaaaaaaagaaagggctgAAAAAGCTGCAAATTATAAGTGAGTGTGACGGATGGTCTGTTAGGACAGTAGTGGTGGTGCTTGAGACTGCTCGATGTGCTGAGGAGCCTTCAATTTACACCCTCCTCAGAGTGAGGGGGAGAGCTTGGGAGCGGCTGGCCGAGGCAGATCCGTCACATCAGCTACAATGGGGGCATAGACAAATTGTCACGTGAGGTAATTAAGTACAGCTCGATTAAGCCAATTTGTGGCTCTTTATTTTAACCGCTGCGAATACCCTCCGAAATTGCAACCAGGCACGTGAGCTTAAGGTGCAGAATGACGTTAATCACACTTCCACACTTTGTGTTTGCTAAAGTGGGTAGTATCGCAAATGGAATTCAGAatgcagaggttttttttttttttttttttcctttttgaaagggTATCTGGTTTACGGCTGAAATGAACGAGTCCTTCTCTCTCCAATCTGCAGGTGGCAATGTGCTTGCACTGAACACGTGGGGGATAGAGGCCGGACCGCACATGCAGGCTTTGCACTTCAGTTTTGCTATAGGTGCGTTTGTGGCTCCGATTCTGGCTAAAATGGCACTGGGAAGTTCCGAACCTCGAGACCTTCCAGTAGGTGAGAAGACAAACCAGTCTGTCCCGAGACCTGTGCCCACAGCGTCGGCTCCGCTAGCGCTGAGGCACCGCCTCGGTGCAGAGTTCCTGTGGTCCTATGTTGTCATAGGGACCTACCTCCTGTTTGtgtccttcttcttttttattttgtattcaaaGAGCGGCTCAGCTCGAGACAAATCAAAGGCTTCTGTGCAGAAATGCAAGGTTGCCAAATACCACTACGCCCTTAtcattctccttttcattttcttcttctgctacGTGGGAGCGGAGGTTACTTACGGCTCCTACATATTTACTTATGCAAAGGTCTTTGCTGAGATGAATGAAAAcgaagctgctgctttgaatTCTGTCTTCTGGGGTGCGTTTGCTGCTTGCAGAGGAGTGGCAATATTTTGTGCTGCTTGCCTATACCCCGGTACTATGATCCTGCTGAGTCTCCTCGGCTCCGCCGTCTCCTCCTCGTGCTTGGCGTTCTTCGCGCAGTACGCGgtttccctgtgggttgggaCGGCTGTGTACGGAGCGTCGATGGCCACCATCTTCCCCAGCGGCATTTCCTGGATCGAGCAGTACACGGTCATACAGGGCAAGTCGGCTTCCTTGTTCGTGGTCGGAGCCGCCCTCGGGGAGATGTGTATCCCCGCGGCGGTCGGGTACCTCCAGGGGCAGTTTAACCATGTCCCCGTGGTCATGTACACGGCCCTGGCAACCTCTGCCGTGACGGTGCTGCTGTTCCCCGTGATGTACAAACTGGCCAACGCTCCCGGGGAGAGCGAGTCGAAAGCAAGGAGCGAGAGCGAGGACCGGAAAGCTCTGTTGTCGAATTCAGGGCTTAACGAGGACGAAGAGGATGAGGAGGATGCGGGAGAGTGGAATGAAGCGGACTTTGAGGTAATAGAAATGAATGATACGCTGAGAAACTCTGTGATAGAGACCTCCCGTAAGATACCGGGGGACTCTCCAGCCAAAGTCTCCCTCCAGCCACATCCAGACGATGTTTTGGGCGATTCTCCAGCGGTGGCTGGCGGCTCCCCtgggagaaaaaatgcaaattctgaCCGGGAGAAGAATGATTAaagtaaaaactgttttttgttttttttttttaaatggaaatgcaaCTGAATTGTAGCTGTTCTTGTAAAGTGGCTCAAGGATCTTTTCATAGTGGTGCAGAGCTGAGcgtttcatttctgtgtttgtccggtccttcctccttttccagtTTCGGTCCGCAGCGAAGTATCTCGGAGCGCAGAAGTCCGTGATGATGTGAATGTGGTAACATGATGAAATGTATAGACTATACCGAAAATGTTAAAACATACGAGATGTTTTCTAGATGTCAGGCATGCGTGTAAGTAATTTATGCTGTAAAATGAGCTAGCTAGGAAGGAGCTGCTCAGACCGCGCAGCTTTTTGGAGGTGGGTGCAGGGTGCAATTCCGAGCTGCTTGGTCACAAAATGTTTCCATCGGAAATGAGAGAGATCTGCTATCTGTGGTGCTGAACTTTCTTATCTTGTGAAGGAAGAATGTTTCTACTGTATTGAAATTTGCGTGTGACAAGCCAGGGAATCGAGTTAAATTTCAGGTGATGTCTGGCAGCTGTAGAGTAGTTGTCCTGCTGGCAAACTACATCCTTGTCTGGTTCTGCCActaagatgagaaaaaaatccagattaaTTTTTAGGAGTGGAACTGTGACTTTTGGGACATTTAAAAGTGTTGTGTGGGAAGGGGGGACAAAATAGGTCATATTTATCAGTGTAAGGCTTGGCTCTGATTTACTAGTTAAATGATGTCGACAAATCGAAGCTGAAAGTACTTGTG
It encodes the following:
- the MFSD4B gene encoding sodium-dependent glucose transporter 1, with protein sequence MGGAERKKHVRFAAGTGAGTGTGPGPAPRSPVPERAEVPAAAGRCGGEGAALRWCISGALCAAFLGLGMSIAVLGPTFQNLAENVRRNVTDIYFIFVGRSLGYLGGSVLGGVLFDCVNAHLLLALSMLGTTVGLYGIPWCKKSLLLTVLMSVIGASMGVLDTGGNVLALNTWGIEAGPHMQALHFSFAIGAFVAPILAKMALGSSEPRDLPVGEKTNQSVPRPVPTASAPLALRHRLGAEFLWSYVVIGTYLLFVSFFFFILYSKSGSARDKSKASVQKCKVAKYHYALIILLFIFFFCYVGAEVTYGSYIFTYAKVFAEMNENEAAALNSVFWGAFAACRGVAIFCAACLYPGTMILLSLLGSAVSSSCLAFFAQYAVSLWVGTAVYGASMATIFPSGISWIEQYTVIQGKSASLFVVGAALGEMCIPAAVGYLQGQFNHVPVVMYTALATSAVTVLLFPVMYKLANAPGESESKARSESEDRKALLSNSGLNEDEEDEEDAGEWNEADFEVIEMNDTLRNSVIETSRKIPGDSPAKVSLQPHPDDVLGDSPAVAGGSPGRKNANSDREKND